The following proteins are co-located in the Williamwhitmania sp. genome:
- a CDS encoding DUF1073 domain-containing protein yields MKNKTKKNADNWINVATGVGVRGIDKTIGAYALWDRTPKMIAENLYASDDISGILVDAIPDDAVKEGISWKIADDDKQWANDTIKALNNEFDRLNVWEVFNWAWKLARIQGGSAVFISVDDSAALDTPLNLNMIRKINALHVFDRWDLDVMSLDMEANLASPNYGKPNYYTYNSSGSTTPDATMYRIHYTRIIRFDGIKLPNNLFIANGYWDDSIFGRLMKPISSYGQSNDSIVTILSEFNQAVFKLDGMTEAISQDESELVVNKLNFVNLMRSSLRAIVLDKEDEFDNKQAAVGGVKDIYGIVKDRLIAASGIPHSRLMGESPGSSLGETGNSQLVDYYDKVAREQSMMLRGPIDRLTTLLFRQSKNQILEPDNWTYKFNPLYSESQETIINTRLAQANIDNIYMTQGVYDSVEVAKSRFGSGEYSFETDLDDDELGLDGETDENDEA; encoded by the coding sequence ATGAAAAACAAAACAAAAAAAAACGCGGATAATTGGATCAACGTGGCGACCGGTGTGGGTGTACGGGGTATCGATAAAACAATTGGCGCTTATGCTCTATGGGATAGAACGCCAAAAATGATTGCCGAAAATCTTTATGCTTCCGACGATATCTCAGGAATATTAGTGGACGCAATACCAGACGATGCGGTCAAGGAAGGCATTTCATGGAAAATAGCCGACGATGATAAACAGTGGGCAAACGATACTATAAAGGCGTTAAATAATGAATTTGATCGATTGAATGTTTGGGAGGTTTTTAATTGGGCATGGAAGCTCGCAAGAATACAGGGAGGATCAGCGGTATTCATTTCCGTTGACGATAGTGCAGCACTAGACACTCCACTGAATTTAAACATGATTCGAAAGATAAATGCTCTGCATGTTTTCGATCGATGGGATCTAGATGTAATGAGTCTAGACATGGAGGCGAATCTAGCAAGCCCGAACTACGGTAAGCCAAATTATTATACTTATAACTCATCTGGATCGACAACACCAGACGCAACAATGTATCGAATACACTATACTAGAATCATTCGCTTTGACGGTATCAAGCTTCCTAATAATTTATTTATAGCTAATGGGTATTGGGATGATTCGATTTTTGGAAGGCTTATGAAACCAATTTCGTCTTATGGTCAATCGAATGATTCTATTGTAACGATCCTTTCGGAATTTAATCAAGCGGTTTTTAAATTAGATGGTATGACCGAGGCGATCAGTCAAGATGAAAGTGAGCTGGTCGTTAACAAATTAAATTTTGTTAACCTCATGCGATCAAGTCTTAGGGCTATCGTTTTAGATAAAGAGGACGAATTTGACAATAAGCAAGCCGCAGTAGGCGGGGTCAAAGATATCTATGGGATAGTGAAGGATAGACTGATTGCTGCATCTGGAATACCCCATTCTAGACTGATGGGAGAATCGCCTGGGTCCAGTCTTGGCGAAACTGGAAACTCACAACTAGTTGACTACTACGACAAAGTGGCAAGAGAGCAATCTATGATGTTGCGGGGTCCAATCGATAGACTGACAACACTGCTTTTTAGACAATCCAAAAATCAAATTTTAGAACCTGACAATTGGACATATAAATTCAATCCCCTTTATTCAGAATCTCAAGAAACAATTATCAATACCCGTCTAGCTCAGGCCAATATTGACAATATCTATATGACACAGGGTGTCTATGATTCTGTAGAAGTGGCTAAGTCGAGATTCGGATCAGGGGAATATTCATTTGAAACTGATCTCGACGATG